Genomic DNA from Cloacibacillus sp.:
GTTCCTTTCTGACGATAAGATACGTGAGCAATTTTATAATTTGCTTTGTATTTTCGGAAAAGCATTAAGTGTTGTGCTAAATTCTGACAAAGTATATGAGGCTATACCCAAAAATGAGCTAAAGAAGTATCAAGATACCTTCATACTGTTTTCAAAAATACGTCGAAGTGTTAAAATCCGATACTTTGACGCCATTGACAATAGCGAATATGAACCTTTGATGCAAAACCTATTAGATACTCACTTGTCAGTCTCCAGATTAAAACAGATCACTAGTCCAGTTGATATATTGAACAAGGATGGCCTAGAGAAGGAACTGGAAGAATTAGGGTCATTGCGTGCCAAAGCTGATGCTATACACAGCAAAATGACAAAAAGTATTAGCGAAAAATATGATGAGAATCCAGCTTACTACGACAGCTTTTCAAAAAGGATTAAAGAGGCACTGCAAGAATATAAGGACAAGGTAGTAACGGAATCTGAGTATTTAGCAAAGATGCGTAGCATCATGGATGATTATCGCCAAGGCGTGACGGATATTTCCTACCCAGTAATGATAAAAGGTAATGTTCATGCACAGGCGTTTTTTGGGGTAGTGACAGCGATTTTTTCTGAATTTGATGCTGTGATATCTGCCGATGTAACTGCTGAGATGTCTCTTAAAATAACTGAGATTATTGAAAAACACAGCAAAATCGACTGGACGCACAATAAAACTGTTCACGACCGAATTGCTCAAGACATTGACGATTTGTTTTACTATTATGAAAAGGAACATGGATTAAAGCTTCCTTTTGATGTTATTGATAAAGTTATCGAAAACATCAAAACTGTCGCCTTGAGGAGGTTTTGATTACTTATGCTTAACGACGAGATTAGAACAATCTCATTTTCAGGAACGAATATTGAATATCTGCTGAAGCGAAAGCCAGTTAAGAACTTGAATTTGAGGATACATTCTGATTGCAGTATTGTTGTTTCCGCAAGTGAAAAAATTCCTGTTGATAAGGTCGATACCTTTGTAATGGAAAAAAGTGCCTATATTATTTCATCTTTACAGCGGTTTAAGAGGATTGAAGAATATGAAATGCCTCCTAAACGATACATCAGCGGAGAGACATTTGATTTTTTGGGGCGAGGGATTCGACTAAAAGTGCAGCAAGGGACAAAAGATAACGTCTTTTCGGATGGAATATATCTTTATCTGACGGTTACAGCTCAGGATGATTATTTCAAAAAGGAGAAACTTGTTCAGAAATTCTTAGATAAAGAATGTTGTCGAGTGTTTTCTGAGACAATACAGCAACTTTTCCCGATGTTTCAAAAGTACGGTGTGAATATGCCAACCCTAAGAATACGCACTATGAAAACAAGATGGGGATCATGCTCACCATCCAGAGGTATCATTACGCTCAATAAAAAGCTATTAGAGGCACCGAGAAACTGTATAGAGTACGTTATATTACATGAGTTTTGCCACTTCATTCACCCAAATCATTCAAAGCAGTTTTACAGTTTTGTAGCTATGTTAATGCCGGATTGGAAAGAAAGAAAAACTCAGCTCGATAAAAATGCAGTCCATGGGTTATAAAGCATAGGAGGTGATTAAACTGTAGGGTTTAGCGGAAATAAGTATTGAGAAATATGCGTGTATTTGGTATGGTTACAATCAAGATTAGCAGAAAACGAGATGGCAGAAAAGTTGATATAACATCTCTGTTTAACCCGCAAACCTACGGCAAAGACACAGTGAATGCGGTCTATGATAGCGACATAATGATAGACTTTTGATAGCAAAAGTTCGGCAACCCGTTAGGATAAAGCTAACTGAAATCATATCGAATCAAATGGAATCAAAGTATCTAAACGAAAAAGCTTAAAAATGAGATTAACTCGGCGAGTGGGAATAACACCATACACAACAAAGAGACGACCTTCCGCAAACGGGGAGGCCGTTTTTTTGTCGCCGCATTGTTTCGCCTCTTTATCTTTCTTGCAATTAGACCGACTGCGTGTCATAATGAATAAGGTTAATCTTAACAACGCATTTATAATAATAATTAATGAAAGATACCCTTTCTAAGGAGTTTTTTGCCATGCGCGGACGCGTATTATCTCCTTTTATTATATTTTGTTTAGCGGCACTGTTTTTGTTTTCTGCGTTTTTTTCTTCCGAGGCGTCTGCTCAGCGGCAGCTGCGCGTGGGATTTTTTCATTTTGACGGTTATCATATGGAGGACGAACAGGGAAACAGGTCCGGTTACGGATATGAATATTTGCAGCACATGCTGTTATATGCGGACTGGAAGTATGAATATGTCGGGTACGACAAGAGCTGGAGCGAGATGCTGGGCATGCTGGAGCGCGGCGAGATCGATATCCTCACGTCGGCGCAAAAGACTAAAGATCGCGAGAAGCGCTTCGGTTTTTCAAGGAACAGCATCGGCAAGAGCGAGACCATCGTCACCGTAAAATCAGGCAACACAAAGTATCTGAACGGCGATTGGCGGAAATGGTCCGGCATCCGGGTTGGCATGCTAAAAAATAATTCGCGCAACGTGAGCTTCGCGGCGTTCGCGCGGGAAAAGGATTTTTCATATGTGCCCGTCTATTTTAACGATATGCAGAAGATGCTGCGGGAGCTTCAGGACGGTGGTTCCATCGACGCCGTCGTTACCAGTAATCTGCGCGCGATCAGCAGCGAATGGGTCATCGCCGAATTCTCCCCGTCTCCCTTCTATATAATTACCCGCAAAGAGGACTCCTCCCTGCTGCGTGAGATAGACGACGTCCTTTCCAAGCTGCAGGCCGACGACGTTACTCTGGAAGAATCACTGATGAACAAATTTTATACGCCTAAAAACGGTTCAGAACTCCCCTTCACGGCCGATGAACGGAGATATATAGAAAATGCGCGCCGCAGCGGCAGGCGGTTCAAGGCCATGTTAAATCCAGAGTGGGAACCGTTTTCCTATCGTGACGAGCAGGGGCGTCCCGCAGGGGCTTTCGTTGAAATTGCCAGGCTGATCGCCGCGCGCAGCGGGCTGGAGTTTGAATTTATCTCCACAGCGAACAGAGAGGAACATTTTAAAAAGAAAGAGAGCCGTGAGGCGGACATTATTCTGGATCTCCGCTGCGATTACAATATGGCGGAGAAAAGGGGCTATAGGCTGACAAATCCCTATATCCACCTGAACGTTACAAGACTTTCTCTGAAGAATAATCATGGGGACATGAGAACGGTCGCCGCGTTGCGTTTTTCAAACATAACCGAGCAGTTTATAAAGACGTATTTCCACGAAAAAGACATCGTGTTTTACGATACCCAGCAGGAGTGCGTGGACGCGGTGCTGGCGGGGCGTCAGGACTGCCTGTTCCTCTACGCGGGCGGCGCCCAGCTAGTGATGAACAGGGATATAACAAACAGCCTTGTCGCCAACGTGATCTACGGGTGGAAGACCTATTATGGCGTAGGGGTCACCTACCGTGAACCGCCGCTGCTGGCGTCGATCATGGATAAAAGTATGCGCGGCCTCGAGGAGCGCGAGGTAAACGACATTCTCGCAAAATACACGGCCTTTCCGCACGAAGATCTCTCTCTGAAGGCCTTTCTTTATAGTAACCCGCTATTCGCCGTAGGGGGGATTTTCGTCCTCTGTATGCTGGCGATAATCCTCGTACTCTATCTGACGACGCGCAGACGCCGCGCCGAGGCGCTGGCTCGCGGCAGGGAGCTCAAGCGGTTCATAACCTACGTGTGCGGCGCCAACGACGTGGTAGGCGAAGTGGACGTCTCAAACGGGACAAGGGTGCTGTACGGCGTATCCGACGGCAGGGTCACGCAGCGGGCGGAAAGTTACAGCCTAGAAA
This window encodes:
- a CDS encoding transporter substrate-binding domain-containing protein, giving the protein MEDEQGNRSGYGYEYLQHMLLYADWKYEYVGYDKSWSEMLGMLERGEIDILTSAQKTKDREKRFGFSRNSIGKSETIVTVKSGNTKYLNGDWRKWSGIRVGMLKNNSRNVSFAAFAREKDFSYVPVYFNDMQKMLRELQDGGSIDAVVTSNLRAISSEWVIAEFSPSPFYIITRKEDSSLLREIDDVLSKLQADDVTLEESLMNKFYTPKNGSELPFTADERRYIENARRSGRRFKAMLNPEWEPFSYRDEQGRPAGAFVEIARLIAARSGLEFEFISTANREEHFKKKESREADIILDLRCDYNMAEKRGYRLTNPYIHLNVTRLSLKNNHGDMRTVAALRFSNITEQFIKTYFHEKDIVFYDTQQECVDAVLAGRQDCLFLYAGGAQLVMNRDITNSLVANVIYGWKTYYGVGVTYREPPLLASIMDKSMRGLEEREVNDILAKYTAFPHEDLSLKAFLYSNPLFAVGGIFVLCMLAIILVLYLTTRRRRAEALARGRELKRFITYVCGANDVVGEVDVSNGTRVLYGVSDGRVTQRAESYSLEKDLLPHIHPDDCERVGTLLGAASLGRLADEGGALYFECRVKNGGEQYEWFSYTVLAMDRENASRAGFMFFTRCIEDAKRREDMNRRALVDALESARNASNSKSSFLSRMSHDIRTPLNAIIGFTAIAKDSLSPAAEDRNKAIGCLEKTELASSHLLTILNEVLDMASIESGMVKIEDLPFNLPGLLSSLESIFFTQARENGVAFSVEAKGVAGLCLTGDSMRLNQILMNLLSNAVKFTGKDGRVALMVEAVAVKENKVYIRFTVTDTGIGIAPEFLEHIFEPFEQQDNSIARQYGGTGLGMSITKNLVDMMHGAISVSSVVGEGSSFSVELPFGISEEDGGEPAAGEGTPEAAADEYDFEGARLLLAEDNEMNMEIASEILKSGGFSVDWAKNGEEAVRLFEASPAGCYSAILLDIQMPVMDGYEAARRIRASRHPESASAVIIAMSANAFAEDVAASLAAGMNDHVAKPIDPTYLFKTLRKYIGGKAG
- a CDS encoding SprT family zinc-dependent metalloprotease, yielding MLNDEIRTISFSGTNIEYLLKRKPVKNLNLRIHSDCSIVVSASEKIPVDKVDTFVMEKSAYIISSLQRFKRIEEYEMPPKRYISGETFDFLGRGIRLKVQQGTKDNVFSDGIYLYLTVTAQDDYFKKEKLVQKFLDKECCRVFSETIQQLFPMFQKYGVNMPTLRIRTMKTRWGSCSPSRGIITLNKKLLEAPRNCIEYVILHEFCHFIHPNHSKQFYSFVAMLMPDWKERKTQLDKNAVHGL